A portion of the Glycine max cultivar Williams 82 chromosome 10, Glycine_max_v4.0, whole genome shotgun sequence genome contains these proteins:
- the LOC100803427 gene encoding protein HUA2-LIKE 2 isoform X3, with protein sequence MNSLNSIINKHEVVCAAEDDSATVLKDESHNKEALLGKPADKMAVVKSPKPVTYSSRKRSMGDLCLQGCVTHRHTSVRRSRNSSRAQNCVLPCNDSGKSAGNPSTTAAQSVCAQRNRNVRKSPDLSGCDNFESSTFVSNGSIDDNSSEIITTDSDTFSLNEGSTMDSNFKLELSEAIECPEVELNKGLNLEIKPVVNKKKRKPNRKRAANDASKPISRPEEETGVQNASQSSQNMCGNSKERCFEQDGDEHLPLVKRARVRMGKSSVEAELHSTLQCLEKNCKENTNSVQQMITPSNCENNSPADGDSSVLNGALDDVSPKISVPCSNTQICNTKKDQTFSSVDVEAALPPSKRLHRALEAMSANAAEGQAHLEASSSMISSSGMCCISDVKRCPSMAITNQQGNCLELQKSDTYNNDSSHIKVYGFSISSNPMIFTENKSPIQVGKQLTMIQHESDKDVLPGATDQVGEELSDHTICQTAKVDLKIQSNGQISSNLGSKCCYVGSIQDSPDPSLPANSEDNIRTVNDSNTASDASEHNGISLDPVICVDKNDAFSPHNVDVLQNEGAVCEDAECLKPAVVEIGTSNDMRDIVKEVKCKGPEQDMNSVSTSDDCLGEKGILDIRSSPSLSDGGDCVPQSSPPTTSVCNVSTSDSSNILHNGSCSPDVHLHQKQIVCGPVDGSKDGDVAIQQSICMGKSTEAGRAALLYFEAMLGTLTRTKESIGRATRIAIDCAKFGIADKVMEILAHCLEMESSVHRRVDLFFLVDSIAQFSRGLKGDVCGVYSFAIQAVLPRLLSAAAPPGNTGQENRRQCLKVLRLWLERRILPESIIRRHIRELDLYSSSGGIYLRRSMRTERALDDPVREMEGMLVDEYGSNSTFQLPGFCMPQMLKDEDDGEGSDSDGGNFEAVTPEHTSEIYEITSAIEKHRHILEDVDGELEMEDVAPSNEVEMNSICNVDRENAKQCEKNLPLFFAPLHQDMRSSSPPPLSFLPPPPPPSIPHHMPSTSDPYNTVVNSKGCTVSQTLKENHHPLHSVAQLMAAPRHSQPICDAVHHQVPEYREMQMHMPESTCSFNSFPVPPPENFRHTDGVTTHNKGYSIRPPQHVPCNQFSFVNGEQHVKHRREVPPPLPYSSRQHFVQNIERENFYNNHERLRPPPYDYQERWNGPAPYPGPWYQEKGVPPPYGCHPCESSRIPDHGWRFPPQSMNQRNSMPFRPPFEDAIPVSNRGPSFWQPR encoded by the exons ATGAATTCTTTAAATTCTATTATCAACAAACATGAGGTGGTATGTGCAGCTGAGGATGACTCAGCCACTGTACTTAAAGATGAATCTCATAATAAGGAGGCATTGTTAGGGAAGCCTGCTGATAAGATGGCTGTGGTAAAATCTCCCAAGCCAGTTACTTACTCTTCTCGAAAAAGATCTATGGGTGACTTGTGTCTGCAGGGCTGTGTAACACATAGACATACCTCAGTACGGAGGTCTAGAAATTCATCACGTGCTCAAAACTGTGTGTTGCCTTGTAATGATAGTGGAAAGAGTGCTGGTAACCCATCAACCACTGCAGCTCAGAGTGTATGTGCACAAAGGAATAGAAATGTCAGGAAATCACCTGATCTTTCTGGCTGTGATAATTTTGAGTCATCCACTTTTGTCTCGAATGGTAGCATTGATGACAACAGTTCTGAAATTATCACAACTGATTCTGATACATTTAGCTTGAATGAGGGTAGTACAatggattcaaattttaaacttgAACTATCTGAAGCTATTGAATGTCCAGAAGTTGAGTTGAACAAAGGGCTTAATCTTGAAATAAAACCTGtagttaataagaaaaaaagaaaacccaATAGAAAGAGGGCAGCTAATGATGCTTCTAAGCCAATCAGTAGGCCAGAGGAAGAGACTGGTGTGCAGAATGCCAGTCAAAGCTCACAAAATATGTGTGGAAATTCAAAAGAAAGATGCTTTGAACAAGATGGAGATGAACACTTGCCCCTTGTGAAACGAGCAAGAGTCAGGATGGGTAAATCATCCGTTGAGGCAGAACTTCATAGCACTCTCCAATGTctagaaaaaaattgtaaggaAAATACTAACTCCGTGCAGCAGATGATCACACCCTCAAATTGTGAGAATAATAGCCCTGCTGATGGAGACTCATCTGTGCTGAATGGAGCTTTAGATGATGTTTCTCCAAAAATTTCAGTTCCATGTTCCAACACTCAGATTTGTAATACTAAGAAAGATCAAACCTTCAGCTCTGTGGATGTTGAAGCTGCTTTACCTCCATCTAAACGCCTCCATCGTGCTTTAGAAGCCATGTCAGCTAATGCTGCTGAAGGTCAAGCCCATTTGGAAGCATCATCCTCCATGATCTCATCAAGTGGCATGTGCTGTATATCTGATGTCAAGAGATGTCCGAGTATGGCTATTACTAATCAACAAGGTAATTGCTTAGAACTGCAAAAGTCGGATACTTACAACAATGATTCTTCTCATATCAAAGTGTATGGTTTCTCAATCAGTTCAAATCCAATGATTTTTACAGAGAATAAATCACCTATCCAAGTGGGTAAGCAATTGACCATGATACAACATGAAAGTGACAAGGATGTTCTCCCAGGTGCTACAGATCAAGTTGGTGAAGAGCTTAGTGATCATACGATTTGTCAGACAGCTAAAGTAGATTTAAAAATTCAGTCAAATGGACAAATTTCTTCTAATCTTGGTTCAAAATGTTGTTATGTTGGAAGCATTCAAGATTCACCAGATCCATCATTACCAGCAAATAGTGAAGACAACATTAGAACTGTGAATGATTCCAATACAGCATCTGATGCATCAGAACATAATGGAATAAGCCTTGACCCTGTAATTTGTGTGGACAAAAATGATGCCTTTTCACCTCATAATGTCGATGTGCTTCAGAATGAGGGTGCTGTATGTGAGGATGCAGAGTGCTTGAAGCCAGCTGTTGTTGAGATTGGCACCTCAAATGATAT GCGTGATATTGTGAAAGAGGTAAAATGTAAAGGTCCAGAGCAGGATATGAATTCTGTCTCAACATCTGATGACTGTTTGGGTGAAAAGGGAATTTTGGACATTCGGTCAAGTCCATCCTTGTCAGACGGGGGAGATTGCGTTCCACAAAGTTCGCCTCCTACTACGTCTGTTTGCAATGTTTCGACATCAGACAGTAGTAATATCCTTCACAATGGAAGTTGTAGCCCTGATGTACATTTACACCAGAAACAAATTGTATGTGGTCCTGTCGATGGTAGTAAAGATGGGGATGTGGCAATTCAACAATCAATATGTATGGGTAAGTCAACTGAAGCAGGACGTGCTGCTTTGTTGTACTTTGAAGCGATGCTTGGGACATTGACAAGGACAAAGGAAAGTATTGGTCGAGCAACACGCATAGCTATTGACTGTGCAAAGTTTGGTATTGCAGATAAG GTCATGGAAATTCTTGCCCATTGTCTTGAAATGGAGTCTAGCGTGCATCGGAGGGTggatttgttttttcttgttgACTCTATTGCACAGTTTTCTCGTGGTTTAAAAG GCGATGTATGTGGAGTATATTCATTTGCTATCCAAGCTGTCCTTCCACGACTATTATCTGCTGCTGCTCCTCCTGGAAATACTGGCCAAGAAAACCGTAGGCAGTGTCTCAAG GTTTTAAGGCTGTGGTTGGAGAGAAGAATCCTACCAGAATCCATTATTCGGCGACATATCCGGGAACTGGATTTATATAGCAGTTCAGGTGGTATCTACTTGCGGCGATCTATGAGAACAGAGAGGGCTTTGGATGACCCTGTTAGAGAAATGGAGGGCATGCTTGTTGATGAATATGGAAG cAACTCAACTTTTCAGCTGCCTGGATTCTGCATGCCCCAAATGCTTAAAGATGAAGATGATGGTGAAGGGAGTGATTCTGATGGCGGGAACTTTGAGGCTGTCACACCGGAGCATACTTCTGAAATATATGAAATAACTTCTGCAATTGAAAAGCACAGACATATCTTGGAAGATGTTGATGGTGAACTTGAAATGGAAGATGTGGCTCCCTCCAATGAAGTTGAAATGAATTCAATTTGTAATGTTGATAGAGAAAATGCTAAGCAGTGTGAGAAGAATCTGCCTCTGTTCTTTGCTCCTCTACATCAGGATATGCGGTCATCTTCCCCACCCCCACTATCATTCCTTCCTCCTCCACCCCCACCTTCTATTCCACACCACATGCCATCTACCTCTGATCCATATAACACCGTAGTTAATTCAAAAGGTTGTACTGTTTCACAG ACTCTGAAAGAAAACCACCACCCACTTCACTCTGTGGCTCAGCTCATGGCTGCACCAAGGCATAGCCAACCTATCTGTGATGCAGTGCACCATCAAGTCCCTGAATACAGAGAAATGCAGATGCACATGCCAGAATCTACTTGCTCTTTCAACAGTTTTCCTGTACCACCTCCAGAGAATTTTCGACATACTGATGGTGTTACTACACATAATAAAGGATACTCTATACGACCACCTCAACATGTGCCTTGCAATcagttttcttttgttaatgGGGAACAGCATGTGAAACATCGAAGGGAGGTTCCACCACCCCTTCCTTACTCCAGTAGACAACACTTTGTGCAGAACATAGAGAGAGAGAACTTCTATAATAATCATGAGAGATTAAGACCACCTCCTTATGATTACCAAGAGAGATGGAATGGTCCTGCACCTTATCCCG GTCCTTGGTATCAGGAAAAAGGTGTGCCTCCCCCTTATGGTTGTCATCCATGTGAATCAAGTAGAATTCCAGATCATGGGTGGAGATTTCCTCCTCAGTCTATGAATCAGAGGAACTCAATGCCATTTAGACCACCATTTGAAGATGCAATTCCAGTTTCAAACAGAG GTCCGAGCTTTTGGCAGCCTAGGTGA